The Streptomyces sp. NBC_01591 genome window below encodes:
- a CDS encoding DUF6357 family protein: MRDIVFTRKSGWIPNVIREDGELKLMLGAGADANHAPRTFAFSIREAHLAVIREDLARHLLLWSAVLPLCDAAGTRGRLDENAAVALLDPILLSAPADVDALFQRIRWDRGRLIAHGADIDLLERGQVCAAMRAATETSNGKRAQEYHADRRRAERGAVLGPLDAAILRYTGQYLHGATVPRRMPDAVAPALLPEVMRVIATAEQACAGMRIGRDPRRGKRATDKRDWDRMATTVDAAVRRAHPELADDAVRTVSFLMCSEAADRSRSTPLEDDEEAAGDRADFGESARKTILSFTDDKGVEKKWFPDNPRTATAEFWEFVGDRSSADNEVFTIEDEEMGEGIQLHFYADSIARITTVHEGKGGSDPQYRVEYSLVDGIGGYRNLVSAFVRGGCAALEQHGSWMSDAAELERARRRRDAG, translated from the coding sequence ATGAGAGACATCGTTTTCACGCGCAAGAGCGGCTGGATCCCGAACGTGATCCGCGAGGACGGTGAGCTGAAGCTGATGCTCGGTGCCGGGGCCGACGCCAACCACGCGCCTCGCACGTTCGCGTTCTCGATCAGGGAAGCCCATCTTGCGGTGATCCGGGAGGACCTGGCCAGACACCTGCTGCTGTGGAGTGCGGTCCTTCCGCTGTGCGACGCCGCCGGAACCCGGGGCCGGCTCGACGAGAACGCTGCCGTCGCGCTCCTGGACCCGATCCTCCTCTCCGCGCCCGCGGACGTCGACGCGCTCTTCCAGCGCATCCGGTGGGACAGGGGCCGGCTCATCGCCCATGGGGCTGACATCGATCTCCTCGAGCGCGGTCAGGTCTGCGCGGCGATGCGCGCGGCGACAGAGACGTCCAACGGGAAACGAGCTCAGGAGTACCACGCGGACCGCCGTCGCGCCGAGCGCGGAGCAGTACTCGGTCCACTCGACGCCGCGATTCTGAGGTACACGGGCCAGTACCTGCACGGCGCGACGGTTCCGAGGCGGATGCCCGATGCCGTCGCCCCCGCGCTGCTGCCCGAGGTCATGCGTGTGATCGCCACCGCGGAGCAGGCGTGCGCCGGGATGCGGATCGGCCGCGATCCGCGACGGGGAAAGCGCGCCACGGACAAGCGCGACTGGGATCGGATGGCGACGACGGTCGACGCGGCCGTGCGCCGTGCACACCCTGAGCTCGCCGATGACGCGGTGCGTACCGTGAGCTTCCTGATGTGCTCGGAGGCCGCGGACCGCTCCAGGAGCACGCCCCTGGAGGATGACGAGGAGGCTGCCGGCGACCGCGCCGACTTCGGCGAGAGTGCGAGGAAGACGATCCTGTCGTTCACCGACGACAAGGGCGTCGAGAAGAAGTGGTTCCCGGACAATCCCCGCACTGCCACCGCGGAGTTCTGGGAGTTCGTCGGCGATCGCTCTTCCGCGGACAACGAAGTGTTCACCATCGAGGACGAGGAGATGGGCGAAGGGATCCAGCTCCACTTCTACGCGGACTCCATCGCCCGGATCACGACGGTGCACGAGGGTAAAGGCGGGTCGGATCCGCAGTACCGGGTCGAGTACAGCCTGGTCGACGGGATCGGCGGGTACCGGAACCTGGTGAGCGCCTTCGTCCGCGGCGGCTGCGCCGCACTCGAACAGCACGGCTCTTGGATGTCGGATGCCGCTGAGCTCGAGCGCGCGCGCCGGCGGCGCGACGCCGGGTAG
- a CDS encoding DUF6892 domain-containing protein, translating into MITFSDFNFKLLVIEKLMYWDEVLTPQFSLGGHMREQSGITDLYQYVVDNDLAYKVLPEARAYFEGLDIPDELLLTVDELTIDGGHQVYQECAPVWDGEDELFDVRSLADLALVPNLQRIVGADEALLAVPDKLDVLAARGVTAH; encoded by the coding sequence ATGATCACCTTCAGTGACTTCAACTTCAAGCTGCTTGTTATCGAAAAGCTCATGTACTGGGACGAGGTGCTGACGCCGCAGTTCAGCCTTGGGGGGCACATGCGCGAGCAGAGCGGGATCACCGACCTCTACCAGTACGTGGTCGACAACGACCTGGCCTACAAGGTCCTCCCCGAGGCGCGCGCCTACTTCGAGGGACTGGATATACCGGATGAACTGCTCCTCACGGTCGACGAACTGACCATCGACGGCGGTCACCAGGTGTACCAGGAGTGCGCGCCGGTCTGGGACGGCGAGGACGAGCTCTTCGATGTCCGCTCACTCGCAGATCTCGCCCTCGTACCGAATCTCCAACGCATCGTCGGCGCGGACGAGGCCCTGCTCGCGGTCCCGGACAAGTTGGACGTCCTCGCGGCCCGCGGCGTCACCGCCCACTGA